A stretch of Mya arenaria isolate MELC-2E11 chromosome 14, ASM2691426v1 DNA encodes these proteins:
- the LOC128218462 gene encoding nose resistant to fluoxetine protein 6-like — MSPGRGIHLVTAAVCGILMLCSSESSAMRPPWLPHSHYSANTSDIEKAVNDFKLKGSSIFSLISEYLDLQALELDSLHNASFDCVNDTMKVINDLKTEGRAIYAEQFLDAEAKIPPGVLQGHRVWVGDYHECINIQPYPTEQAPYYKDKFTGKYFTVNFRSTLYIGVCMPSSCSRYDVQALVSKVLPPGDVQNVYTSDRIEIDSAIVGGLFLCSVIALTALIGTVVDIYMLYHGTTIGKEVIHNNGYTSLDTNATENTGLLADKEFNIQKPDQGDIKRALFKVLKSFSFISNTKKLMNTSTANGPLACLNGLRVVSMFWVIQGHTYAFASSFLQDPLYALKILASRFSFQPILNGTYSVDTFFFLSGLLVCYLALREFSEKGRINWVYYFVHRYWRLTPVYAICLMFFTTVYLIMITGPYQWLILDPDGPVYPSTNECRTYWWSNLLYINNLFPHYGAESNCFGWAWYLANDMQFYVFLSPIVIVLLHKHKKIGLAFCAFLIASCIAARAVTANYYGMNYASQVTKHTDEPYAIAPIYVKPYCRWSVYIIGMLTGYCLHKTKCHLRMNKITVAIGWAVSISMALSVIYGMYYYYSHPGTEPTKTGTIFYISCARTAWGFTLAWLVVACAAGYGGWVNAILSWKFWAPMGRLTYCAYLVHPMIIFGFYLNMVTPIPYSDTTVIYIFISNLVLSYGIAYIVSMAFEAPMMQLEKIILGKA, encoded by the coding sequence ATGTCTCCAGGAAGGGGAATACATCTAGTTACAGCTGCAGTCTGTGGTATATTAATGTTGTGTAGCTCGGAATCGTCAGCCATGAGACCACCATGGTTACCACATAGTCATTACTCAGCAAACACATCTGACATTGAAAAAGctgtcaatgatttcaaattaaaGGGGAGTTCCATTTTCTCACTTATTTCAGAATATCTGGACTTACAAGCCTTAGAATTAGATTCATTACACAACGCAAGTTTTGATTGTGTAAATGACACCATGAAAGTGATAAATGACTTGAAAACTGAGGGGAGGGCAATATATGCAGAGCAATTCCTAGATGCAGAGGCAAAAATTCCCCCTGGAGTTCTACAAGGACACAGAGTGTGGGTGGGAGATTACCATGAGTGTATAAACatccaaccctaccctactgaACAAGCCCCCTACTACAAAGACAAGTTCACAGGAAAATATTTCACAGTGAACTTCAGAAGTACGCTGTACATAGGAGTGTGTATGCCAAGCTCATGTAGCCGGTATGATGTTCAAGCTTTAGTGTCAAAAGTGCTTCCACCAGGAGATGTACAAAATGTTTACACCTCAGATCGTATTGAGATTGATTCCGCAATAGTGGGAGGATTATTTCTTTGCTCAGTGATTGCGTTGACAGCCTTGATAGGAACTGTAGTGGACATATACATGCTGTACCATGGCACAACGATTGGCAAAGAAGTCATACATAACAATGGCTACACCAGTCTTGACACTAATGCAACAGAGAATACAGGACTGCTTGCAGATAAGGAATTTAATATACAAAAGCCTGACCAGGGTGACATCAAAAGAGCGTTATTCAAAGTgcttaaatcattttcctttaTATCAAACACAAAGAAGCTTATGAACACCTCCACCGCAAACGGACCACTAGCTTGTCTCAATGGTCTAAGAGTTGTCAGCATGTTTTGGGTGATTCAAGGCCATACATATGCATTTGCTAGTTCTTTTCTACAAGATCCTCTCTATGCATTAAAAATACTTGCAAGCAGATTTTCTTTCCAGCCAATTTTAAATGGCACCTATTCTGTCGATACCTTTTTCTTCCTAAGTGGCTTATTAGTATGTTACCTCGCCTTAAGGGAATTTTCGGAAAAGGGGAGAATAAATTGGGTGTATTACTTTGTACACAGATATTGGAGGCTGACCCCTGTGTATGCAATATGTCTCATGTTCTTTACCACAGTGTACTTAATAATGATCACAGGCCCATACCAATGGCTAATTCTAGACCCTGATGGACCAGTATATCCTTCAACCAACGAATGTAGAACCTACTGGTGGTCTAACCTTCTCTACATCAACAACCTATTCCCCCACTATGGTGCTGAGAGTAATTGTTTTGGGTGGGCATGGTATCTAGCTAATGACATgcagttttatgtatttctcaGTCCCATTGTTATTGTGTTGCTCCACAAACATAAGAAAATAGGTCTTGCATTTTGTGCATTCCTCATTGCATCCTGTATAGCTGCTAGAGCCGTGACTGCCAACTACTATGGTATGAACTATGCTTCACAGGTAACAAAACATACAGATGAACCTTACGCCATTGCTCCTATCTATGTCAAACCTTATTGCAGATGGTCAGTGTACATTATTGGTATGCTTACTGGGTATTGTctacacaaaacaaaatgtcacCTTAGAATGAACAAAATCACTGTGGCAATTGGTTGGGCTGTTAGTATTTCTATGGCATTATCTGTGATTTATGGCATGTACTACTATTACAGTCATCCTGGAACAGAGCCAACCAAAACAGGAACCATATTTTATATATCCTGTGCCCGAACAGCCTGGGGTTTCACCCTGGCTTGGCTGGTAGTGGCTTGTGCTGCTGGTTATGGGGGCTGGGTGAATGCAATTCTCTCTTGGAAATTCTGGGCTCCCATGGGGCgacttacatactgtgcataccTAGTCCACCCAATGATTATCTTTGGGTTTTACTTAAACATGGTGACTCCTATCCCATACTCTGACACTACTGTCATTTACATATTCATCAGTAATCTGGTGCTGTCGTACGGAATAGCTTATATTGTTTCCATGGCGTTTGAAGCGCCTATGATGCAGCTCGAGAAAATCATACTTGGGAAAGCTTAG